The Kordia sp. SMS9 genome window below encodes:
- a CDS encoding M1 family metallopeptidase produces the protein MTIFKKAAFVLLILCVVSCSTNEKETKQMKSYANDTHSYAKPNEAVAKHLLLDIDVDFEKKIITGTATYTIESTNASEIVFDAKNLKIHKTFVDEKEVAFTLGANDLILGQSLTIPITSSSKSVSISYETTDKTEALQFLNPQQTADKKHPFLLTQGQAILTRTWIPIQDSPQVRLTYLAKVKVPKALMAIMSAENPKEKNETGQYSFEMKQPISPYLIALAVGDLVYKEISPRTGVYAEKSMIDKVHYEFADMEKMVEAAENLYGTYAWDQFDVVVLPPSFPFGGMENPRLTFATPTVIAGDRSLTSLIAHELAHSWSGNLVTNATWNDFWLNEGFTVYFEMRIMEALYGKEYANMLASIGRQDLADEIENLRDQPKATRLKLDLQGENPDDGMNSIAYDKGYLFLRTLEETVGREKMDSFLKEYFRKHAFSTMTTETFVAYLNAELLVKNNVEFNVDEWIYKAGIPGNAAKINSDKFKEVNMVLSNWKDKTMEAKEVCEQDWNIQQKIHFIRNIPKELDDGLFEKLDEACNFSTATNSYIAMVWFEQAINHDYHGNNVDQLMEDFLMKVGRRWYVSTIYKAFKNNNRLEDAKRIYAKARPNYHSVTVNTIDDMLGVSY, from the coding sequence ATGACAATTTTTAAAAAAGCTGCTTTTGTACTACTGATCCTTTGTGTAGTAAGTTGTTCAACGAACGAAAAAGAAACAAAACAAATGAAATCGTATGCCAATGATACCCATTCGTACGCAAAACCTAATGAAGCGGTTGCTAAACATTTATTGTTAGATATTGATGTCGATTTTGAGAAAAAAATCATCACAGGAACGGCAACATATACTATAGAAAGTACGAATGCTTCCGAAATTGTTTTTGATGCAAAAAACCTAAAAATTCACAAAACTTTTGTCGATGAAAAAGAAGTTGCTTTTACGCTTGGCGCGAATGATCTTATTTTAGGACAATCACTTACAATTCCGATCACAAGCAGTTCAAAAAGTGTGTCTATTAGTTATGAAACAACTGATAAAACAGAAGCATTACAATTTCTAAATCCACAGCAAACCGCCGATAAGAAACATCCGTTTTTGCTCACGCAAGGACAAGCCATTTTAACACGTACTTGGATTCCTATTCAAGACAGTCCGCAAGTACGATTGACGTATTTGGCAAAAGTAAAAGTGCCAAAAGCGTTGATGGCGATTATGAGTGCGGAAAATCCAAAAGAAAAAAACGAAACAGGACAGTATAGTTTTGAAATGAAACAACCAATTTCTCCGTATTTAATTGCGTTGGCAGTTGGTGATTTGGTTTACAAAGAAATCAGTCCACGAACAGGCGTATATGCCGAAAAATCTATGATTGATAAAGTGCATTATGAGTTTGCAGACATGGAAAAAATGGTAGAAGCTGCCGAAAACCTGTATGGAACGTATGCTTGGGATCAATTCGATGTTGTGGTGTTGCCACCAAGTTTTCCGTTTGGAGGTATGGAAAATCCACGATTGACTTTTGCAACGCCAACCGTCATTGCAGGCGATCGTAGTTTGACAAGTTTGATTGCCCACGAATTGGCACATTCTTGGTCTGGAAATCTTGTTACCAATGCAACTTGGAACGATTTCTGGCTCAACGAAGGTTTTACCGTGTATTTTGAAATGCGCATTATGGAAGCCTTGTACGGAAAAGAATACGCAAATATGTTAGCTTCTATTGGGCGACAAGATTTAGCGGATGAGATTGAAAACTTACGCGATCAGCCAAAAGCCACACGCTTAAAGTTAGATTTACAAGGAGAAAACCCTGATGATGGCATGAATAGTATTGCCTATGATAAAGGATATTTATTTTTGCGTACGTTGGAAGAAACTGTGGGACGTGAAAAAATGGACAGTTTCCTAAAAGAATATTTCAGAAAGCACGCGTTCTCTACCATGACTACAGAAACATTCGTAGCATATTTGAATGCTGAATTATTGGTTAAAAACAACGTGGAATTTAATGTAGACGAATGGATTTACAAAGCGGGAATTCCTGGAAATGCAGCAAAAATCAACTCAGATAAATTTAAGGAAGTAAACATGGTCCTTTCCAATTGGAAAGACAAAACAATGGAAGCTAAAGAGGTTTGCGAACAAGATTGGAACATTCAACAAAAAATACATTTCATCAGAAACATTCCGAAAGAATTAGATGATGGATTGTTTGAAAAGTTAGACGAAGCTTGCAATTTCTCAACGGCAACCAATTCATACATCGCGATGGTTTGGTTTGAGCAAGCCATTAATCATGATTATCACGGAAACAATGTAGATCAGCTGATGGAAGACTTTTTAATGAAAGTTGGGCGTCGCTGGTATGTTTCTACCATTTACAAAGCGTTTAAAAACAACAATCGATTGGAAGATGCCAAACGTATTTATGCAAAAGCACGTCCAAATTACCATTCTGTAACTGTAAATACGATTGATGATATGTTAGGGGTTTCGTATTAG
- a CDS encoding DUF6090 family protein has translation MARFFRKFRLNSVSKNKIGKYLIYAVGEIILVVIGILIAVSINNSQERSILEAKEQAYLKGLKGEFETSKRKLIKLIEVNKQNYEGAKKILKYTNNPTDSLSEKDFSELLFHSFSYDIYFNANTSLLNEMINSGSLKDISNNTLRKLLTNWEAILKDISKQEKELGAQRNRVLDMFRTDQNSIKTIFQLSSTATSETNFLKKENYISNLNLLKSVAFENNILMFYLVSHATSEVHYQPLLKELNLILELITTEIH, from the coding sequence ATGGCGCGTTTTTTTAGAAAATTCAGACTAAATTCCGTTTCAAAAAATAAAATTGGAAAGTATCTCATCTATGCCGTTGGAGAAATCATTTTGGTAGTCATCGGAATTCTCATTGCAGTTTCCATCAACAATAGCCAAGAGCGCAGCATTTTAGAAGCAAAAGAACAAGCGTATCTAAAAGGTTTGAAAGGTGAATTTGAAACGAGCAAACGCAAACTCATTAAACTTATTGAGGTAAATAAACAAAATTATGAAGGCGCAAAAAAGATTCTAAAGTATACCAATAACCCAACGGATAGTCTTTCCGAAAAAGATTTTTCAGAACTATTGTTTCATTCATTTTCGTATGATATTTATTTTAACGCCAACACTTCTTTATTGAATGAAATGATCAATTCGGGTAGTTTAAAAGACATTTCCAACAATACCTTGCGCAAACTTTTGACGAATTGGGAAGCTATTTTAAAAGACATTTCGAAACAAGAAAAAGAACTTGGCGCACAACGAAATCGTGTGTTAGACATGTTCAGAACCGATCAAAATAGCATCAAAACTATCTTTCAACTTTCTTCAACAGCAACTTCAGAAACCAACTTTTTAAAGAAGGAAAATTACATCAGCAATTTGAACCTCTTAAAATCGGTAGCATTTGAAAATAATATTTTAATGTTTTACTTGGTAAGTCATGCTACTTCCGAAGTGCATTACCAACCTTTACTCAAAGAACTCAACTTAATTCTTGAACTGATTACGACTGAAATTCACTAA
- a CDS encoding DUF4412 domain-containing protein codes for MKPIFKLSMCVSFLLASQITNAQLLKRIQNKVENKVEQKLEQKALEETEKTADKMLDNVLNPQKKKTAISTSNSYSFNQRITLEMQTEGNEKAQLDFLFDSKNDEVICMKINNDGDNSGGKIYAVITPTSSTMFMDMPGMKIKKKVAQEELGQLDYSDKIPQHTDLEKTGNTKTILGYTCEEYVYKNEGGNVHAWVATNFPIHGKFVPILGMKKNGPFEGFVLELKYKAANESGSIKVINVDTNAKVKINANEYTSM; via the coding sequence ATGAAACCAATTTTTAAATTAAGTATGTGTGTGAGCTTTCTCTTGGCTTCACAAATCACCAATGCACAACTACTAAAACGCATTCAAAACAAAGTAGAAAATAAAGTGGAACAAAAGCTAGAACAGAAAGCATTGGAAGAAACAGAAAAAACTGCCGATAAAATGCTTGACAACGTATTAAATCCACAAAAAAAGAAAACTGCTATCAGTACGAGCAATTCGTACTCGTTCAACCAACGCATCACGCTAGAAATGCAAACAGAAGGCAACGAAAAAGCGCAACTCGATTTTCTGTTCGACAGTAAAAATGATGAAGTCATCTGTATGAAAATAAACAACGATGGCGACAATTCCGGAGGAAAAATCTATGCCGTAATCACACCAACTTCAAGTACGATGTTTATGGACATGCCAGGCATGAAAATAAAAAAGAAAGTAGCTCAAGAAGAACTAGGACAATTAGATTATTCAGACAAAATACCACAACACACCGATTTAGAAAAAACAGGCAACACAAAAACGATTCTTGGCTACACCTGTGAAGAATATGTATATAAAAATGAAGGTGGAAATGTGCATGCGTGGGTAGCAACTAATTTTCCAATTCACGGAAAATTTGTGCCAATTCTCGGTATGAAAAAAAACGGTCCTTTTGAAGGTTTTGTATTAGAACTCAAGTACAAAGCGGCAAACGAAAGCGGCTCAATAAAAGTAATTAACGTGGATACCAACGCAAAGGTAAAAATCAACGCGAACGAATACACATCCATGTAA
- a CDS encoding T9SS type A sorting domain-containing protein, whose translation MKNILLGLLALTTLQIHAQYTFEQIDIWSGSNGSSPKYITEMNGELYFQSIDITPSFKKLYKSDGTAAGTQLVAGNLNSGAGYSPESLYVMNGELYFTAFVSGIGTELYKTDGTDAGTILLKDVRTGSSSGLDFNTNDDNQLFVEYNNELYFRGSTNSSIELWKTDGTPTGTISIKNFEDAQNGAPTFMTTAGKNILGTVYNGLLYFYVNRNGNGELWKTDGTTANTELVRSSLKNIAEMMVFNNQLYFVSGDDSYAEGRELWVSDGTFAGTTVKHDIFPNNLNPAFGFGSNPSNLIIFNNELYFKARSYSGTSGQIIGSELWKTNGTTASLVKDIDTDNLASGLNIPNFTSYNNELYFTASDNTTSDFELWKTDGTESGTVKVVSATDTGESIEFTKAINYAGKLFYFDSQQLWVTDGTPSGTTALTGNSEEILLISTSSLVKYQNKLWFDGNKSGNGNELTSLEDASVLSTATFTTETIAMYPNPASHHIHFTNISNASNYRIYNTLGSLIQQGNLQNAEKSIDVSAIAAGMYVVEITMNTQSKTFKLLKN comes from the coding sequence ATGAAAAACATACTACTCGGACTTTTAGCACTCACTACACTTCAAATACACGCGCAATATACATTTGAGCAAATAGATATTTGGTCAGGAAGCAATGGAAGTTCTCCTAAATATATTACGGAAATGAATGGCGAATTGTACTTTCAGTCGATTGACATTACGCCATCGTTTAAAAAATTATATAAAAGTGACGGAACTGCCGCAGGTACGCAATTGGTGGCTGGAAATTTAAACAGCGGCGCAGGCTATTCTCCAGAATCACTTTATGTGATGAACGGCGAATTATACTTTACCGCGTTTGTATCGGGCATTGGCACAGAACTCTACAAAACGGACGGAACCGATGCAGGCACAATTTTACTAAAAGATGTGCGCACAGGTTCGTCAAGCGGATTGGACTTTAATACCAATGATGACAATCAACTATTTGTGGAATATAATAATGAATTGTATTTCCGCGGAAGCACCAATTCTTCCATTGAACTTTGGAAAACCGACGGAACACCTACAGGAACCATTTCCATAAAAAACTTTGAAGACGCCCAAAATGGTGCGCCCACTTTTATGACGACCGCAGGAAAAAATATACTGGGAACTGTCTACAACGGATTGCTTTATTTTTATGTAAATCGTAACGGAAATGGCGAGTTATGGAAAACCGACGGAACCACCGCAAATACAGAACTTGTTCGCAGTAGTTTAAAAAATATTGCAGAAATGATGGTGTTTAACAATCAATTGTATTTTGTTTCAGGTGACGATAGTTATGCAGAAGGGCGCGAATTGTGGGTTTCCGACGGAACCTTTGCAGGAACTACGGTAAAGCATGATATTTTTCCCAACAATCTCAATCCTGCGTTTGGCTTTGGAAGCAATCCATCAAATTTAATCATTTTTAACAACGAACTCTATTTTAAAGCGCGAAGCTACAGCGGAACTTCTGGACAAATTATAGGTTCAGAATTGTGGAAAACCAACGGAACCACCGCAAGTTTAGTAAAAGATATTGATACTGATAACCTTGCGAGCGGATTGAACATTCCGAACTTTACCAGCTACAACAACGAATTATATTTTACAGCTTCTGACAATACGACTTCCGATTTTGAATTGTGGAAAACTGACGGAACGGAAAGCGGCACTGTAAAAGTGGTGAGTGCAACAGATACAGGCGAATCTATTGAATTTACCAAAGCAATTAATTATGCAGGAAAACTATTTTATTTTGATTCGCAACAATTGTGGGTTACCGACGGAACGCCTTCAGGAACAACAGCGTTGACAGGAAACTCCGAAGAAATTTTACTGATTTCCACAAGTTCGCTTGTCAAGTATCAAAATAAACTTTGGTTTGACGGCAATAAATCAGGCAATGGAAATGAATTGACAAGTTTGGAAGATGCCAGCGTGTTGAGTACTGCAACATTTACAACGGAAACCATTGCTATGTATCCAAATCCTGCTTCACATCATATACATTTTACCAACATTTCAAACGCTTCCAATTACCGTATTTACAACACATTGGGAAGTCTCATTCAACAAGGAAATTTACAAAATGCAGAAAAATCTATTGATGTTTCTGCCATTGCTGCGGGCATGTATGTAGTGGAAATTACGATGAATACGCAATCAAAAACGTTCAAACTACTGAAAAACTAA
- a CDS encoding CHAT domain-containing tetratricopeptide repeat protein: MNTILRCIIISCLFSSWQYMLAQETPQTLLTTTETIYNEGNYKASLASAEKTIALLQTDTSQLDSLQSAQVYFYKGASEYYVQQFDRSITSYNKAISLCPTSDAGLNYKAELHYERAFSEYELGNYPAAYESSKKAALLMENVANPNYDYLISIYADIAGTAASLGFMEDAKNHLAKAKSIYQKHKNKIIVDPKEVSKPVLFAYKAVEIANTKTVVTEKDIASAAANLKQLKKINRTKRLNAPEKRMYAVALNMLGDFYLRKDSVTAVDCKLAHSYLDKALQNLPKSYRNAHVDQFKFNKVKAFTFENKHIKAFYLLTSLLNDLPENDARRSYFEAEKASILLALDRKEDAVIALQKSIAHIHKGETALKKDYSNFVPSYELNETGLLVEMAAEIIQKYPNDTTVLSLGADMYRLGLLQFENCYREELFNEKLTRYYHKAIGGILKLKKLGYSHHELPLKKLLNHMEMIENRLAWNKFLQSRLLNKAHISSTLLQEEQNIRKALVAAKRRKDSTAIFEYQKQLTQLLANLKETFPEIATFAFENFDIETIQKAMPASKVIVKYKKVDNQLFAFQITKNNIGFYELEASEKILGTVQQYYNQLSNQEENELVAKGLHIALFPFETKSFTDFTIIPDHALHYLPFETLITNRKRYLIEEATINYATHLVFVNHTTYSNQVEKNDEIIVFTPSYDTEVSNSDEIALRNTNTRLIGAESESKSLAAIFPSTLFESVLATKDNFIEHSRKANIIHLAMHATIDNEIPELSHLVFNNNGKDTKMYVEELYGLHLNADLAVLSACNTGKGTLQTATGMVSLNRAFTLAGVPATLASLWEVPDQVTEGIMIDFYTYLKRGDSKTNALRKAKIKYLKNTDDANFKKPFYWAGFVLHGDAAPIALEVETSTNFICIIAAILTFMIILMVSLRIRKNSLKLF; the protein is encoded by the coding sequence GTGAACACAATTTTACGCTGTATTATTATTTCATGTCTTTTTTCTTCGTGGCAATATATGCTTGCGCAAGAAACACCTCAAACGTTGCTTACTACCACAGAAACGATATACAACGAAGGAAATTACAAAGCTTCGTTAGCGTCCGCTGAAAAAACCATTGCACTTTTACAAACCGACACTTCACAATTAGACAGTTTACAAAGCGCACAAGTGTACTTTTACAAAGGCGCTTCTGAATATTATGTGCAACAATTTGATCGTTCCATAACTTCCTATAACAAAGCCATTTCATTGTGTCCAACTTCGGATGCTGGACTGAATTATAAAGCGGAATTGCATTACGAACGCGCATTTTCAGAATATGAATTGGGAAACTATCCTGCGGCGTATGAAAGTTCGAAAAAAGCGGCCTTGTTGATGGAAAACGTTGCGAATCCAAATTACGATTACTTAATTTCCATATACGCAGATATTGCAGGTACAGCCGCGAGTTTGGGTTTTATGGAAGACGCAAAAAATCATCTCGCGAAAGCAAAATCCATCTATCAAAAACATAAAAACAAGATCATTGTTGATCCGAAAGAAGTTTCAAAACCTGTGCTTTTTGCCTATAAAGCGGTTGAAATTGCAAATACTAAAACCGTTGTAACGGAAAAAGATATTGCTTCCGCCGCAGCGAATTTGAAACAACTAAAAAAAATAAATCGTACAAAACGACTCAACGCACCTGAAAAACGCATGTACGCTGTCGCTCTGAATATGTTGGGTGATTTTTATTTGCGAAAAGATTCGGTCACTGCTGTAGATTGCAAATTGGCACATTCGTATTTGGACAAAGCTTTGCAAAACTTGCCAAAATCATATCGTAATGCGCATGTAGATCAATTTAAATTTAACAAGGTAAAAGCATTTACTTTTGAAAATAAGCACATTAAAGCATTCTACCTATTAACTTCTTTATTGAACGATTTGCCAGAAAATGATGCACGTCGCTCCTATTTTGAAGCGGAAAAAGCGTCTATTCTACTTGCGTTAGATCGGAAAGAAGATGCCGTTATTGCGCTGCAAAAATCTATTGCACACATTCACAAAGGAGAAACTGCACTGAAAAAAGACTATTCCAATTTTGTGCCTAGTTACGAGTTGAATGAAACTGGTTTGTTGGTAGAAATGGCAGCTGAAATCATTCAAAAATATCCGAATGATACTACAGTACTTTCGCTTGGCGCAGACATGTATCGACTCGGTTTGTTACAATTTGAAAATTGCTATCGCGAAGAACTTTTTAATGAAAAACTCACACGGTATTACCACAAAGCCATTGGCGGAATTTTAAAGTTGAAAAAATTAGGATACAGTCATCATGAGTTGCCTCTGAAAAAACTACTCAATCACATGGAAATGATTGAAAATCGCTTGGCTTGGAATAAATTTCTGCAAAGTCGCTTGTTGAATAAAGCGCATATTTCAAGCACACTTTTACAAGAAGAACAAAATATTCGCAAAGCATTGGTTGCTGCAAAACGCAGAAAAGATTCCACCGCAATTTTTGAATATCAAAAACAGTTGACGCAACTTTTAGCAAATTTAAAAGAAACGTTTCCTGAGATTGCCACGTTTGCCTTTGAAAACTTTGATATTGAAACCATTCAAAAAGCAATGCCCGCTTCAAAAGTAATTGTGAAGTATAAAAAAGTGGACAATCAACTATTTGCGTTTCAAATCACCAAAAACAATATAGGTTTTTACGAATTGGAAGCTTCCGAAAAAATACTAGGAACCGTTCAACAGTATTACAATCAACTTAGCAATCAGGAAGAAAATGAACTTGTTGCTAAAGGCTTGCACATCGCATTATTTCCTTTTGAAACGAAATCGTTTACTGATTTTACGATCATTCCCGATCACGCACTTCATTATTTGCCTTTTGAGACCTTAATTACCAACCGAAAACGATATTTAATTGAAGAAGCAACAATTAATTATGCCACACATTTAGTATTTGTCAATCATACAACCTACAGCAATCAAGTAGAAAAAAATGATGAAATTATTGTGTTTACGCCAAGTTATGATACGGAAGTTTCAAATTCGGATGAAATCGCATTACGCAATACCAACACACGTTTAATTGGTGCTGAAAGTGAATCAAAATCGTTGGCAGCTATTTTTCCATCGACACTTTTTGAATCTGTCTTAGCCACCAAAGATAACTTCATTGAACATTCGCGCAAAGCCAATATTATTCATTTGGCAATGCACGCCACTATTGATAATGAAATACCCGAATTGAGTCACTTGGTATTCAACAATAATGGTAAAGACACCAAAATGTATGTGGAAGAATTGTACGGTTTGCATCTCAACGCAGATTTGGCTGTTTTGAGTGCTTGCAACACAGGAAAAGGAACCTTACAAACTGCTACGGGCATGGTTTCCCTAAACAGAGCATTTACATTGGCTGGTGTTCCTGCAACATTGGCGAGTTTATGGGAAGTTCCCGATCAAGTTACGGAAGGCATCATGATTGACTTTTACACGTATTTAAAAAGAGGGGACAGCAAAACAAATGCTTTGCGCAAAGCGAAGATTAAATATCTTAAAAATACGGACGATGCTAACTTCAAAAAACCGTTTTATTGGGCAGGATTTGTATTGCATGGCGATGCTGCACCGATTGCATTAGAAGTTGAAACTTCTACAAATTTTATATGTATAATTGCGGCTATTTTAACCTTCATGATTATTCTAATGGTAAGCTTGCGAATTCGGAAAAATAGCTTAAAATTATTTTAA
- a CDS encoding Maf-like protein, with translation MLDTLSSKYHLILASGSPRRQQFFKDLGLDFEIRLKSVEEVYPEHLQHHEISDYLAKLKASVFKDELQNNDILVTSDTVVWHENTSLAKPQNAQEAFDMIAAMSGKSHDVITSVCFTTATSQKVVHEVTTVTFEEISDEEIWFYVNNFKPFDKAGAYGIQEWIGYTKVARIEGSYTNVVGLPTHLVYKVLSEVETLF, from the coding sequence ATGCTAGACACACTTTCTTCCAAATACCATCTTATTTTAGCTTCGGGCTCACCGCGAAGACAACAGTTTTTTAAAGATTTAGGTCTCGATTTTGAAATCCGTCTAAAATCTGTAGAAGAAGTGTATCCTGAACATTTACAGCATCACGAAATATCGGATTATCTTGCTAAATTAAAAGCGTCCGTTTTTAAAGATGAATTACAAAACAATGACATTTTAGTCACTTCAGATACGGTGGTTTGGCATGAAAATACGTCGTTAGCAAAACCGCAAAATGCACAAGAAGCGTTTGATATGATTGCTGCCATGAGCGGAAAAAGTCATGATGTTATTACGTCGGTTTGTTTTACAACCGCGACTTCTCAAAAAGTAGTACATGAAGTCACTACAGTTACTTTTGAAGAAATATCTGATGAAGAAATTTGGTTTTATGTCAACAACTTCAAACCCTTTGACAAAGCAGGTGCGTACGGCATTCAAGAATGGATTGGCTATACCAAAGTGGCACGAATAGAAGGTTCGTACACCAATGTTGTTGGTTTGCCAACGCATTTGGTATACAAAGTACTTTCTGAAGTGGAAACGTTATTTTAA
- a CDS encoding UbiA family prenyltransferase, with protein sequence MVKDIEDVNGDYNAGINTLPIILGRNRVTKIVAILAGILIIFILYTISEYLQGQTVITIYILVTILLPLLYFIIKIWQADTKREYRMLSFLLKLIMLFGILSTVVYYFTSLETFEYILF encoded by the coding sequence ATGGTCAAAGACATTGAAGATGTAAATGGTGATTACAATGCAGGAATCAATACATTACCGATCATTTTAGGTAGAAATAGAGTGACTAAAATTGTGGCGATTCTGGCAGGAATATTAATTATTTTCATCCTGTATACTATCAGCGAATATCTTCAAGGACAAACTGTGATTACGATTTATATTTTAGTGACGATTCTTTTACCACTACTCTATTTCATCATTAAAATTTGGCAAGCCGATACCAAACGAGAATACAGAATGCTGTCTTTTCTTTTAAAACTCATTATGTTATTTGGTATTCTTTCAACCGTTGTTTATTATTTTACATCCTTAGAAACTTTTGAATATATTCTATTCTGA
- a CDS encoding septum formation inhibitor Maf, whose amino-acid sequence MKSISRYLILTGLTIVGTIIACSNVKSDTATTTNNTAITTEKLPAQATSEAFNKYWYAGKAELTSFQLEQSRYGEIHKGKAVLVYVTEDFNPVKQVKADQQRANNVPILKLNATKKFFTGIYPYSVMTSTFYPVANHQHAIKVTSSMQEWCGHVFTQLNNRAQFDVQSYSYFESESDQQFSIDKVILEDELWTKLRMNPAQLPVGTHQIVPAFETIHMKHIPLKAYEAAATLNAAGETYTYTLIYPKLNRKLAIHFNKSFPYDILGWTETTTRGYGDSAKSLTTKATRIKQLKSAYWSKNSVKDSILRKKLEL is encoded by the coding sequence ATGAAATCCATTTCCCGATATCTTATTTTAACTGGACTTACCATAGTTGGAACAATCATAGCGTGTTCTAACGTAAAAAGTGATACTGCAACGACAACCAATAACACTGCAATAACGACCGAAAAACTACCTGCTCAAGCTACGTCAGAAGCTTTCAATAAATATTGGTATGCTGGAAAAGCGGAATTGACCTCTTTTCAATTGGAACAATCGCGCTACGGCGAAATTCACAAAGGAAAAGCGGTTTTGGTATATGTAACTGAAGATTTTAATCCTGTAAAGCAAGTAAAAGCTGATCAACAACGTGCCAATAATGTGCCAATTTTAAAACTAAACGCTACCAAAAAATTCTTTACAGGCATTTATCCGTATAGTGTGATGACGAGTACGTTTTATCCTGTGGCGAACCATCAACATGCGATAAAAGTGACTTCTTCTATGCAAGAATGGTGCGGACATGTGTTTACACAATTAAACAACCGAGCACAATTTGACGTGCAATCGTATTCCTATTTTGAAAGCGAATCTGATCAACAATTTTCAATAGACAAAGTGATTTTGGAAGATGAATTGTGGACAAAACTCAGGATGAATCCAGCACAATTACCAGTTGGTACTCACCAAATCGTTCCTGCATTTGAGACAATTCACATGAAACACATTCCACTAAAAGCATACGAAGCTGCGGCGACATTGAATGCTGCTGGCGAAACATACACCTATACGTTGATCTATCCGAAATTAAACAGAAAATTAGCAATACATTTCAATAAAAGCTTCCCATACGACATTTTGGGTTGGACAGAGACTACAACGCGTGGATATGGAGATTCTGCAAAATCATTGACCACTAAAGCAACGAGGATCAAACAGTTAAAAAGTGCCTATTGGTCTAAAAACAGTGTAAAAGATAGCATCTTACGGAAAAAATTGGAGTTGTAA
- a CDS encoding RNA polymerase sigma factor, with the protein MEKQQLDVQSRLRKDDKKALEEVYVAYKEAFVNYGLRFNLDREDLIDVYQDSVIAMYQNFTTKQTHIEKSSLKTYLFSIGKHKIYDRLKERKQFVGAVVAADDFEEIDLNETILTKEQRLLQKYFTRLGESCQQILKLFYYRSLSIKEIVQQTQYKDENTVKSHKSRCLKKLIALIKQD; encoded by the coding sequence ATGGAAAAGCAACAATTAGACGTACAATCGCGACTTCGCAAAGATGATAAAAAGGCATTGGAGGAAGTGTATGTGGCGTATAAAGAAGCCTTTGTGAATTACGGATTGCGATTCAATTTGGATAGAGAAGACCTAATTGATGTGTATCAAGATAGCGTGATTGCGATGTATCAAAATTTTACGACGAAGCAAACACATATTGAGAAAAGTTCGCTCAAAACCTATTTATTTAGTATTGGAAAGCATAAAATTTACGATCGGTTGAAAGAGCGCAAACAGTTTGTCGGCGCGGTTGTGGCAGCGGATGATTTTGAAGAAATAGATTTGAACGAAACTATTTTGACCAAAGAACAACGATTGTTGCAAAAGTATTTTACGCGTTTGGGAGAAAGTTGTCAGCAGATACTGAAACTGTTTTATTACCGCAGTTTGAGCATTAAAGAAATTGTACAACAAACTCAGTATAAAGATGAAAACACCGTGAAAAGTCACAAATCGCGGTGTTTAAAAAAGTTAATCGCATTGATAAAACAAGATTGA